In Paenarthrobacter sp. GOM3, a single window of DNA contains:
- a CDS encoding formate--tetrahydrofolate ligase, with product MSEQKVLSDLEIAHNATMLPIEQIAERAGIAVDALELYGPYKAKINPAKLRLPQGKKPGKVVLVSAMSPTPAGEGKSTTTVGLADSLARAGNNVMIALREPSLGPILGMKGGATGGGLSQVLPMDDINLHFTGDFHAVTSANNALMALVDNHIFQGNALGIDPRRMTFKRVLDMNDRALREVVIGLGGPAQGVPRQDGFDITVASEIMAVFCLSTDLDDLRSRLGRITFGYTFDRAPVTVADLGVEGALTMLLKDAIKPNLVQTIAGTPALVHGGPFANIAHGCNSLIATRTAMELADIVVTEAGFGADLGAEKYMDIKARIADVAPSAVVVVATIRALKMQGGVPKDRLDEPNIEAVAAGVENLKRHVGNVAKFGISPVVSINKFATDTPEELEWLLAWCAAEGVDAAVADVWGRGGGGDGGDELAAKLAAALDRPSDFHHLYPLELSVEEKIQTIVQEIYGADGVDFSVPALKRLAEIEKNGWSGLPVCMAKTQYSFTDDAARLGAPKGFKVHVRDLIPKTGAGFIVALTGAVMTMPGLPKEPAAMRMDVDAEGNPTGLF from the coding sequence ATGTCTGAACAAAAGGTCTTGAGTGATCTTGAGATTGCCCACAACGCCACCATGCTGCCCATTGAGCAGATCGCCGAGCGTGCAGGAATCGCGGTGGACGCCCTGGAGCTGTATGGGCCCTACAAGGCCAAAATCAACCCAGCCAAGCTACGGCTCCCCCAGGGCAAGAAACCAGGCAAGGTGGTCCTGGTTTCGGCGATGTCACCCACCCCTGCGGGCGAAGGCAAATCAACCACCACCGTGGGGCTGGCCGATTCCCTCGCACGCGCAGGGAACAACGTGATGATCGCCTTGCGTGAGCCCTCCCTTGGTCCGATCCTGGGGATGAAAGGGGGAGCCACGGGAGGCGGCCTCTCCCAAGTCCTGCCCATGGACGACATCAACCTGCATTTCACCGGGGATTTCCATGCCGTGACCTCGGCCAACAACGCCCTCATGGCATTGGTGGACAACCACATCTTCCAAGGGAACGCCCTAGGGATCGACCCGCGCCGGATGACCTTCAAACGGGTGCTGGACATGAACGACCGCGCATTGAGGGAGGTGGTCATCGGGCTTGGCGGACCGGCGCAGGGGGTTCCCCGGCAAGATGGCTTCGACATCACCGTCGCCTCCGAAATCATGGCTGTGTTTTGCCTCTCCACGGATCTGGACGACCTGCGGAGCAGGCTCGGTCGGATCACTTTCGGCTACACCTTCGACCGGGCCCCGGTGACCGTCGCCGACCTCGGCGTTGAGGGAGCCCTCACCATGCTGCTCAAGGACGCGATCAAGCCGAACCTCGTCCAGACCATTGCAGGCACCCCCGCGCTGGTTCACGGCGGCCCGTTCGCCAACATAGCCCACGGCTGCAATTCGTTGATTGCAACCCGCACGGCCATGGAACTCGCCGACATCGTTGTCACCGAGGCGGGCTTCGGAGCAGACCTCGGGGCCGAAAAGTACATGGACATTAAGGCGCGCATCGCAGACGTGGCGCCTTCCGCCGTCGTAGTCGTTGCTACCATCCGCGCGCTGAAGATGCAGGGCGGTGTTCCCAAGGACCGGCTCGACGAGCCCAATATCGAGGCCGTCGCGGCCGGTGTGGAGAACCTGAAGCGGCACGTCGGCAACGTGGCAAAGTTCGGCATCTCCCCCGTGGTCTCCATCAATAAATTCGCCACCGACACCCCGGAAGAACTGGAATGGCTTCTGGCCTGGTGCGCAGCAGAGGGCGTGGATGCGGCAGTCGCCGATGTCTGGGGGCGCGGTGGCGGAGGCGACGGCGGGGATGAGCTCGCCGCGAAGTTAGCCGCCGCACTGGACCGGCCCTCGGACTTCCACCACTTGTACCCGTTGGAGCTCTCCGTGGAAGAAAAGATCCAGACCATCGTCCAGGAAATCTACGGGGCAGACGGCGTGGACTTCTCCGTACCGGCGCTCAAACGCCTCGCCGAGATCGAGAAGAACGGCTGGTCGGGGCTGCCCGTCTGCATGGCCAAGACGCAGTACTCCTTCACTGACGACGCCGCCAGGCTGGGCGCGCCCAAGGGCTTCAAAGTGCACGTACGTGATCTCATTCCCAAGACCGGGGCGGGGTTCATTGTTGCCCTGACCGGCGCGGTGATGACCATGCCCGGCCTTCCCAAGGAACCGGCCGCCATGCGCATGGACGTCGACGCCGAGGGCAACCCCACCGGCCTCTTCTAG
- a CDS encoding inositol-3-phosphate synthase: MSSHPIRVAIVGVGNCAASLVQGVQYYREADPKATIPGLMHVEFGQYHVNDVQFVAAFDVDSKKVGLDLADAIGASENNTIKIADVPATGVTVQRGHTLDGLGKYYRETIVEAPEESVDIVAALREAKVDVMVCYLPVGSEQAAKFYAQCAIDAGVAFVNALPVFIAGTKEWADKFTEAGVPIVGDDIKSQIGATITHRVMAKLFEDRGVTLDRTYQLNVGGNMDFKNMLERDRLESKKISKTQAVTSNVEAELHADDVHIGPSDYVAWLDDRKWAFVRLEGRNFGDAPVSLEYKLEVWDSPNSAGVIIDAIRAAKIGLDRGIGGPLLSASSYFMKSPPEQFNDDLARDKVEAFIRGDIER, translated from the coding sequence GTGTCTTCACATCCGATTCGTGTTGCCATTGTTGGTGTAGGAAACTGCGCTGCATCGCTGGTCCAAGGTGTCCAGTACTACCGCGAGGCTGACCCGAAGGCCACGATCCCGGGTCTGATGCACGTTGAGTTCGGTCAGTACCACGTCAATGACGTCCAGTTCGTCGCTGCTTTCGATGTCGACAGCAAGAAGGTTGGACTGGACCTGGCCGACGCCATCGGCGCCAGCGAAAACAACACCATCAAGATCGCCGACGTCCCCGCCACCGGTGTCACCGTTCAGCGCGGCCACACCCTGGACGGCTTGGGCAAGTACTACCGCGAGACCATCGTCGAAGCCCCTGAAGAGTCGGTGGACATCGTCGCAGCGCTCCGCGAAGCCAAGGTCGACGTCATGGTGTGTTACCTGCCCGTGGGTTCGGAACAGGCCGCCAAGTTCTACGCGCAGTGCGCCATCGACGCCGGTGTCGCATTCGTCAACGCCCTGCCCGTGTTCATCGCCGGTACCAAGGAGTGGGCTGACAAGTTCACCGAGGCCGGCGTCCCGATTGTTGGTGACGACATCAAAAGCCAGATCGGCGCCACCATCACCCACCGCGTCATGGCCAAGCTGTTCGAAGACCGCGGCGTCACCCTGGACCGTACGTACCAGCTGAACGTCGGCGGCAACATGGACTTCAAGAACATGCTTGAGCGCGACCGCCTCGAGTCCAAGAAGATCTCCAAGACCCAGGCCGTGACCTCCAACGTGGAGGCTGAACTGCACGCCGACGACGTCCACATTGGACCGTCCGACTACGTTGCCTGGCTCGATGACCGCAAGTGGGCCTTCGTCCGCCTCGAGGGCCGCAACTTCGGTGACGCCCCTGTGTCGCTCGAGTACAAGCTCGAAGTATGGGACTCCCCGAACTCTGCCGGCGTGATCATCGACGCCATCCGCGCCGCCAAGATCGGCCTGGACCGCGGCATCGGCGGCCCGCTGCTCTCCGCTTCCAGCTACTTCATGAAGTCCCCGCCGGAGCAGTTCAACGACGACCTCGCCCGCGACAAGGTGGAAGCCTTCATTCGCGGCGACATCGAGCGCTAA
- the mgrA gene encoding L-glyceraldehyde 3-phosphate reductase produces MTYSAAENRYETMPYRRVGRSGLKLPAISLGLWHNFGDDKRFDEQRAILRRAFDLGVTHFDLANNYGPPDGSAETNFGRHLKDDFKPYRDELIISTKAGYYMWPGPYGEWGSRKNLISSLDQSLERMGLDYVDIFYSHRPDPETPLEETMGALDYAVRSGKALYAGISSYTPEQTLEAARILKELGTPLLIHQPSYSMLNRWTENGSPNLYEALDQVGAGSIAFSPLAQGMLTDRYLNGVPADSRAAKERFLSESALTEEKLDRVRGLKAIAEGRGQSLAQMAIAWILRDQPKGSPVTSALVGASSVAQLEDTLSAINNLAFTQDELTAIDEFAVESDINLWAQK; encoded by the coding sequence ATGACTTATTCGGCTGCGGAGAACCGCTACGAGACCATGCCCTACCGCCGCGTCGGACGCAGTGGACTAAAGCTTCCCGCCATCTCCTTGGGCCTCTGGCACAACTTCGGCGACGACAAGCGGTTCGACGAACAGCGCGCCATCCTGCGCCGTGCGTTCGACCTTGGGGTCACCCACTTTGACCTCGCCAACAACTACGGACCACCGGACGGTTCCGCCGAGACGAACTTCGGGCGCCACCTGAAGGACGACTTCAAGCCGTACCGGGACGAACTCATCATCTCCACCAAGGCCGGTTACTACATGTGGCCCGGCCCCTATGGTGAATGGGGCTCCCGCAAGAACCTGATCTCCAGCCTCGACCAGTCGCTGGAGCGGATGGGCCTGGACTACGTCGACATCTTCTACAGCCACCGTCCCGATCCTGAGACGCCGCTGGAAGAGACCATGGGCGCGCTGGACTACGCAGTCCGCTCCGGCAAGGCCCTCTACGCCGGCATCTCCTCCTACACTCCGGAGCAGACGCTCGAAGCCGCCCGGATCCTGAAGGAACTCGGCACGCCGCTGCTCATCCACCAGCCCAGCTACTCCATGCTCAACCGCTGGACTGAGAACGGCTCACCCAACCTTTACGAGGCATTGGACCAGGTGGGGGCCGGTTCCATTGCGTTCTCGCCGCTTGCCCAGGGGATGCTGACCGACCGATACCTCAACGGTGTCCCGGCGGATTCCCGTGCCGCCAAGGAAAGGTTCTTGTCCGAATCGGCGCTGACGGAAGAGAAACTGGACCGTGTGCGCGGGCTCAAGGCAATAGCCGAAGGACGTGGGCAATCCCTGGCCCAAATGGCCATTGCATGGATCCTGCGCGACCAGCCCAAGGGCTCGCCCGTAACGTCGGCCCTGGTCGGGGCCTCCAGCGTTGCGCAGCTCGAGGACACGCTCAGTGCCATCAACAACCTGGCGTTCACCCAGGATGAGCTCACTGCGATCGACGAATTCGCGGTGGAATCCGACATCAACCTTTGGGCGCAGAAGTAG
- the treZ gene encoding malto-oligosyltrehalose trehalohydrolase: MLEHAAGKDRYDVWAPNAGSVRLVAGGQEYDMEQQHDGAASGWWRAPADAVEQGADGVSYGYLVDGEGPFPDPRSRRQPEGVHGLSAIFDPGAHQWQDAGWKGRALKGSVIYELHLGTFTPEGTLDAAVGKLDYLVDLGVDFIELLPVNGFNGVHNWGYDGVLWYAVHEPYGGPAAYQRFVDAAHAAGLGVIQDVVYNHLGPSGNYLPKYGPYLKPGEGNTWGDSVNLDGPGSDDVRRYILENAEMWLRDYHVDGLRLDAVHALRDERAVHILEEFGALADRIEAETGVPKTLIAESDLNNPRLIYPRQDNGYGLEGQWSDDFHHAVHVNLSGETTGYYSDFDSLAVLAKVLEHGFLHDGSYSSFRGRHHGRPIRHDLAHPSALVVCLQNHDQIGNRAIGDRLTASLSFGKLAIGAVLTMTSPFTPMLFMGEEYGASTPWQFFTSHPEPELGKATAEGRIKEFERMGWDPAVVPDPQDPETFQRSKLKWEEAEEGDHARLLQLYRDLAQLRHNTPELVDGGFGETSVEFDDDERWLQMSRGDVRVVCNFGEEALATPLDGSVLLATDHEAVLDEGTLTLPGGSAVVVRVN, translated from the coding sequence ATGCTGGAGCACGCTGCTGGAAAAGACCGTTATGACGTCTGGGCACCGAACGCTGGTTCGGTGCGGCTGGTCGCCGGCGGTCAAGAGTACGACATGGAACAACAGCACGACGGCGCCGCCTCCGGTTGGTGGCGCGCGCCGGCTGACGCGGTGGAACAGGGAGCAGACGGCGTGTCCTACGGTTACCTCGTGGACGGGGAAGGGCCCTTCCCGGACCCCCGCTCCCGGAGGCAACCCGAAGGCGTCCACGGCCTGTCCGCGATCTTCGATCCCGGTGCCCACCAATGGCAGGACGCCGGGTGGAAGGGACGCGCCCTGAAAGGCTCGGTCATTTACGAGCTGCACCTGGGCACCTTCACTCCGGAAGGAACGCTGGATGCTGCCGTCGGGAAACTGGACTACCTGGTTGACCTCGGCGTCGATTTCATCGAGTTGCTGCCGGTCAACGGCTTCAACGGCGTCCACAACTGGGGTTACGACGGCGTCCTCTGGTACGCCGTCCACGAGCCGTACGGTGGACCCGCGGCTTACCAACGGTTCGTCGATGCAGCCCACGCGGCAGGCCTGGGCGTTATCCAGGACGTTGTCTACAACCACCTCGGACCCAGTGGCAACTATTTGCCCAAGTATGGCCCGTACCTGAAGCCGGGGGAGGGCAACACCTGGGGTGACTCCGTGAACCTGGACGGCCCAGGCTCGGACGATGTTCGCCGCTACATCCTGGAGAACGCAGAAATGTGGCTCCGCGACTACCACGTGGATGGGCTCCGCCTGGATGCCGTTCATGCCCTGCGCGACGAACGGGCCGTCCACATCCTGGAGGAATTTGGGGCCTTGGCGGACCGGATCGAGGCCGAGACGGGCGTTCCCAAAACCCTGATCGCGGAGTCGGACCTGAACAACCCCCGGCTCATCTACCCCCGGCAGGACAACGGGTACGGCTTGGAAGGCCAGTGGAGCGACGACTTCCACCACGCGGTCCACGTCAACCTCAGCGGCGAGACCACCGGTTACTACTCGGATTTCGATTCCCTCGCTGTACTGGCCAAGGTCCTGGAACATGGTTTCCTGCACGATGGCAGCTACTCCAGCTTCCGCGGGCGGCACCACGGCCGGCCCATCCGGCACGACCTGGCACACCCGTCAGCGCTGGTGGTATGCCTGCAGAACCACGACCAAATCGGCAACCGGGCAATCGGCGACCGGCTCACCGCCTCGCTGTCCTTCGGGAAACTGGCCATCGGCGCGGTGCTGACCATGACGTCCCCCTTCACTCCCATGCTTTTCATGGGTGAGGAGTATGGCGCGTCCACGCCGTGGCAGTTCTTCACCTCGCATCCGGAACCTGAGCTGGGCAAAGCCACCGCAGAGGGACGGATCAAGGAGTTCGAACGCATGGGATGGGACCCGGCAGTGGTTCCCGACCCCCAGGACCCCGAAACGTTCCAGCGCTCGAAGCTCAAATGGGAGGAAGCAGAAGAGGGTGACCACGCCCGCCTGCTCCAGCTGTACAGGGATCTGGCACAGCTGCGCCATAACACGCCGGAACTGGTGGATGGCGGTTTTGGCGAGACATCCGTTGAGTTCGACGACGACGAACGCTGGCTGCAGATGTCCCGTGGCGATGTGCGGGTTGTGTGCAACTTCGGGGAGGAAGCACTCGCGACACCTTTGGACGGCTCCGTGCTGCTGGCTACCGACCATGAAGCAGTCCTGGACGAGGGAACGTTGACGCTTCCTGGCGGCAGCGCCGTCGTCGTACGCGTCAACTGA
- the treY gene encoding malto-oligosyltrehalose synthase, with protein MKTPISTYRLQIRPGFTLQDAAGLTGYLRSLGVDWVYVSPILTAEQGSDHGYDVTDPSTVDPSRGGPEGLDALARSAREQGLGILADIVPNHMGVASPKQNSWWWQLLKEGRGSKYAEAFDVDWDFGGGKIRVPVLGSDDDLDELKVVDGELRYYDHAFPLAEGTYSDGDSPKDVHARQHYELVGWRRADAELNYRRFFAVNTLAGVRVEIPWVFDEAHEEVVRWFREGLVDGLRIDHPDGLADPEGYLARLREATGRAYLLVEKILEPGEQLPETFDCEGTTGYDALADVDRLFVDPTAEEYLNSLDARLRGTDAPADYHAMIRGTKRRIADGILRSEILRLARLVPDSLELPHGKVADALAEIICCFPIYRTYLPYGAKVLSQSIEEAARHRPDLDTVLRRLEPLLLDESGPLARRFQQTSGMVMAKGVEDTAFFRYTRLGTLTEVGADPTEFSIPAGVFHERMARRQQLLPLSMTTLSTHDTKRSEDARARISVISEAVPEWELFLGTVQQLAPIPDGPLAALIWQSIVGAWPADRGRLQSYALKAAREAGNSTNWTDPNAEFERHLATAVDAAFDVPEVAAALNNFVAELEPFGTSNSLSAKLIQLTMPGVPDVYQGTEFRDGSLTDPDNRRPVDFQARIAALAELDGGAKPEFTDESAKLLVLSRALRLRRDRPELFAGYLPVAARGSAAGHVVAFDRGAEKRGALTVATRLPRRLERDGGWRDTVIDLTVDSTDQLTGASYSAGAVPVARLLEHYPVALLVPAT; from the coding sequence GTGAAAACTCCCATCTCGACGTATCGGCTGCAGATCCGCCCGGGCTTCACCCTCCAGGACGCCGCCGGGCTGACCGGCTATCTGCGCTCTTTGGGAGTCGACTGGGTCTACGTGTCACCGATCCTGACGGCCGAACAAGGCTCGGACCACGGCTACGATGTCACAGATCCGTCAACCGTGGACCCTTCGCGCGGCGGACCTGAAGGGCTCGACGCCCTTGCCCGGTCGGCCCGCGAACAGGGCCTCGGCATCCTGGCGGACATCGTGCCAAACCACATGGGAGTAGCCTCACCGAAGCAGAACTCGTGGTGGTGGCAGCTCCTGAAGGAGGGTCGGGGTTCCAAGTACGCCGAAGCCTTCGACGTCGACTGGGACTTTGGCGGCGGCAAGATCCGTGTTCCCGTCCTGGGCAGCGACGATGACCTCGACGAGCTCAAGGTCGTTGACGGCGAACTGCGCTACTACGACCACGCCTTTCCGTTGGCTGAAGGCACTTACTCCGACGGGGACAGCCCGAAGGATGTGCACGCCCGGCAGCACTATGAGCTGGTTGGCTGGCGGCGTGCGGATGCCGAGCTGAACTACCGGCGCTTCTTCGCGGTCAACACCTTGGCGGGTGTGCGCGTGGAAATCCCTTGGGTTTTCGACGAAGCGCACGAAGAAGTTGTCCGCTGGTTCCGTGAAGGCCTTGTTGACGGGCTGAGGATTGACCACCCCGATGGCCTGGCCGATCCGGAAGGCTACCTGGCCAGGCTTCGGGAGGCTACCGGCAGGGCATACCTGCTGGTGGAAAAAATCCTTGAACCGGGCGAACAGCTTCCGGAGACCTTCGACTGTGAAGGCACCACAGGCTATGACGCACTGGCTGATGTGGACCGTCTGTTCGTAGACCCTACGGCCGAGGAGTACCTGAACTCCCTCGACGCCCGGCTCCGGGGAACGGACGCGCCCGCTGATTACCACGCCATGATCCGTGGGACGAAGCGACGCATTGCCGACGGGATCCTGCGCTCCGAGATACTGCGGCTGGCGCGTTTGGTTCCTGATTCCCTGGAACTACCCCACGGGAAAGTCGCCGATGCCCTCGCCGAGATTATTTGCTGCTTCCCGATCTACCGGACTTACCTGCCCTACGGCGCCAAGGTCCTGAGCCAGTCCATAGAAGAAGCAGCCCGGCATCGCCCGGACCTTGACACCGTGCTCCGTCGCTTGGAGCCACTGCTCCTTGATGAATCCGGCCCGCTGGCCCGGCGTTTCCAGCAGACCTCCGGAATGGTCATGGCCAAGGGCGTGGAAGACACCGCGTTCTTCCGCTACACGCGGCTGGGGACGCTCACGGAAGTGGGAGCCGACCCCACCGAGTTCTCGATCCCCGCGGGGGTTTTCCACGAGCGCATGGCACGTCGTCAACAGCTCCTGCCGTTGTCGATGACCACGCTGAGCACGCACGACACCAAACGGAGCGAGGACGCCCGCGCCCGGATTTCGGTCATTTCGGAGGCTGTTCCGGAATGGGAATTGTTCCTGGGAACAGTTCAGCAACTCGCACCTATTCCGGACGGCCCCCTCGCAGCGTTGATATGGCAGTCAATCGTCGGTGCCTGGCCGGCCGATCGTGGACGCCTGCAGTCCTACGCCCTTAAAGCGGCGCGGGAAGCAGGAAACTCGACTAACTGGACCGACCCCAACGCCGAGTTCGAACGGCACCTGGCTACCGCCGTCGACGCCGCCTTTGACGTCCCCGAAGTCGCGGCTGCACTCAACAACTTCGTGGCCGAGCTCGAACCCTTCGGGACGTCGAACTCGCTGTCAGCGAAGCTGATCCAGCTGACCATGCCCGGCGTCCCGGACGTCTACCAGGGCACGGAGTTCAGGGATGGTTCGCTGACCGATCCGGACAACAGGCGGCCGGTGGACTTCCAAGCCCGTATCGCGGCACTCGCGGAGCTGGATGGCGGTGCCAAGCCGGAGTTCACGGATGAATCGGCCAAGCTGCTGGTGCTGTCCCGCGCCCTGAGGCTGCGCCGCGATCGGCCGGAGCTGTTCGCAGGCTACCTGCCGGTGGCAGCGCGGGGTTCGGCGGCAGGCCATGTGGTGGCCTTTGACAGGGGAGCGGAAAAGCGGGGAGCCCTCACGGTGGCCACCCGGCTGCCCAGACGGCTCGAACGGGACGGAGGGTGGCGGGACACTGTCATCGACCTCACGGTGGACAGCACCGACCAACTGACGGGTGCGTCCTACAGCGCCGGGGCCGTCCCTGTTGCCCGTCTCCTGGAGCACTATCCAGTGGCCCTGCTTGTACCTGCCACCTGA
- the glgX gene encoding glycogen debranching protein GlgX, which yields MEVWPGSAYPLGATFDGTGTNFALFSEKAEKVELCLFDDDGGEVRVDVTEVDGYVWHCYLPQVQPGQKYGYRVHGPYDPDAGQRFNPNKLLLDPYAKAIHRQIDWDPSLFSYNLGDPESRNDEDSAAHMMLGVVINPFFDWDGDKLLRIPYHKSVIYEAHVKGLTQMHPEVPEEQRGTYAGVAHPAVISHLQKLGITAIELMPVHQFVNDGILQDKGLNNYWGYNTIGFFAPHNSYSSKGDTGQQVQDFKAMVRALHTAGIEVILDVVYNHTAEGNHLGPTLSFKGIDNSAYYRLVEDDQKYYMDYTGTGNSLNVRSPHSLQLLMDSLRYWVTEMHVDGFRFDLASTLAREFYDVDKLSTFFELIQQDPVVSQVKLIAEPWDVGPGGYQVGNFPPQWTEWNGQYRDTVRDFWRGEPSTLGEFASRLTGSADLYEHSGRRPVASINFVTAHDGFTLADLVSYNEKHNEANGEDNNDGESHNRSWNCGEEGPTDDPTVLALRARQQRNFIASLFLSQGVPMLLHGDELGRTQNGNNNGYCQDSELTWINWDNVDQPLIEFTAAVSALRAKHPSLRRSRFFDGRPVLRGEGERLPDIVWLDADGTTMSPSDWDEAFGRSVGVFLNGDGIHGRDNQGRRITDVNFLLYFNADQEEVDFQIPSDEYAPAWDVMIDTAGEGAEAGVIKPEQILKVGGKSLVVLRAHSTPEVEPDHSVAASLAALTQTSTPETASLTSPAVTSLPFDYKGEGTATQGSGQDGDAAAEPASKEDQA from the coding sequence ATGGAAGTCTGGCCCGGATCGGCTTATCCGCTGGGTGCCACCTTTGACGGCACCGGCACCAACTTCGCGCTGTTTAGCGAGAAGGCCGAAAAAGTGGAATTGTGCCTCTTCGACGACGACGGCGGGGAAGTCCGCGTAGATGTCACCGAGGTTGATGGTTATGTATGGCACTGTTACCTTCCCCAGGTTCAGCCCGGGCAGAAGTATGGGTACCGCGTACACGGGCCCTACGACCCCGACGCCGGCCAGCGGTTCAACCCCAACAAGCTGCTGCTGGATCCTTACGCCAAGGCCATCCATCGCCAGATCGACTGGGACCCGTCCCTGTTCTCCTACAACCTGGGGGACCCGGAGTCCCGAAATGACGAGGACTCAGCGGCGCACATGATGCTCGGCGTCGTCATCAACCCCTTCTTTGACTGGGATGGCGACAAGCTGCTGCGGATTCCGTACCACAAGTCGGTCATCTACGAGGCCCACGTCAAGGGCCTGACGCAGATGCACCCCGAGGTTCCCGAGGAACAGCGCGGCACCTACGCCGGCGTTGCGCACCCGGCGGTCATTTCCCACCTGCAGAAGCTGGGCATCACAGCCATCGAGCTCATGCCCGTGCACCAGTTCGTCAATGACGGCATCCTGCAGGACAAGGGACTGAACAACTACTGGGGCTACAACACCATTGGTTTCTTCGCACCCCACAACAGCTACAGCTCCAAGGGCGACACCGGCCAGCAGGTCCAGGACTTCAAAGCCATGGTTCGGGCCCTGCACACCGCAGGCATCGAAGTCATCCTGGACGTCGTGTACAACCACACCGCCGAAGGCAACCACCTGGGCCCCACCCTGTCCTTCAAGGGCATCGACAACTCGGCGTACTACCGCCTGGTGGAAGATGACCAGAAGTACTACATGGACTACACCGGCACAGGCAACTCGCTGAACGTCCGCAGCCCGCACTCCCTGCAGCTGCTGATGGACTCACTGCGGTACTGGGTCACCGAAATGCATGTCGATGGTTTCCGCTTCGACCTCGCCTCCACCCTGGCCCGCGAGTTCTACGACGTGGACAAGCTGTCCACGTTCTTCGAACTCATCCAGCAGGACCCCGTAGTTTCCCAGGTAAAGCTCATTGCCGAGCCGTGGGATGTTGGCCCGGGCGGTTACCAGGTAGGAAACTTCCCGCCGCAGTGGACCGAATGGAACGGCCAGTACCGCGACACCGTCCGTGACTTCTGGCGTGGCGAGCCCTCCACCCTGGGTGAATTCGCGTCCCGCCTGACCGGTTCGGCCGACCTTTACGAACACTCTGGCCGCCGGCCGGTGGCCTCGATCAACTTTGTCACCGCCCATGACGGTTTCACCTTGGCTGACCTTGTTTCCTACAACGAGAAGCACAACGAGGCCAACGGCGAAGACAACAACGACGGCGAATCACACAACCGTTCCTGGAACTGTGGCGAGGAAGGGCCCACGGACGATCCCACAGTGCTTGCGCTGCGGGCCCGCCAGCAGCGCAACTTCATCGCGTCCCTGTTCCTCTCACAGGGCGTGCCGATGCTCCTCCATGGCGATGAGCTCGGACGTACGCAAAACGGCAACAACAACGGCTACTGCCAGGACTCCGAACTCACATGGATCAACTGGGACAACGTGGACCAGCCCCTGATCGAATTCACGGCGGCAGTGAGCGCCCTCCGCGCGAAGCACCCGAGCCTTCGCCGAAGCCGATTCTTCGACGGACGCCCTGTCCTTCGAGGCGAAGGCGAACGGCTCCCGGACATCGTTTGGCTGGACGCTGACGGCACCACCATGAGCCCCTCTGACTGGGACGAGGCGTTTGGTCGTTCCGTGGGCGTCTTCCTGAACGGTGACGGCATCCATGGCCGTGACAACCAGGGTCGTCGGATCACGGACGTTAATTTCCTGCTCTACTTCAACGCTGACCAGGAAGAGGTGGACTTCCAGATCCCTTCGGACGAGTACGCCCCTGCTTGGGACGTCATGATCGACACCGCTGGGGAGGGCGCCGAAGCCGGAGTCATCAAGCCTGAGCAGATCCTCAAAGTCGGCGGGAAGTCACTGGTGGTCCTCCGGGCACACAGCACCCCCGAGGTGGAACCCGACCACTCCGTGGCTGCATCCTTGGCTGCCCTGACCCAGACGAGCACTCCGGAAACGGCATCGCTCACTTCTCCCGCCGTAACGTCCCTGCCCTTCGACTACAAGGGGGAGGGGACCGCCACGCAGGGGAGCGGCCAGGACGGCGACGCTGCAGCTGAGCCGGCTTCAAAGGAGGACCAGGCGTGA